A single genomic interval of uncultured Desulfobulbus sp. harbors:
- a CDS encoding transposase, whose amino-acid sequence MMADLVTIQEIAATLNIHRTNAARRAQKEGWCFEEKSVRGGKEKRYLVDQLPKAIQVAIAAKHSAGDLLSTPATTIPPAVNKRMEEKMQYKAALLALYNRALAAAGWGNKVSARLEFEQAYNSGLAWPHLYEQLGPIKWKTIESWSVKVRRHGNDCFHLADKRGAHLRGTCGLSEEQTEIFLRCVLRPNSPRISEAFRVATAVMQQQGIENSQSEATYRRWLRQWKERNYHLWVFARKGAKAWNDQCAMYIERDISVLNVGDVIVADGHNLNFEIVNPWTGKVQNHMTLILFYDMRSNMPLGWEIMPTENTAAISSALRRAVIRLGKYPRVVYLDNGRAFKARFFKGSQSFDEAGFAGLYERMDCQTIHAWPYHGQSKTVERFFGTFAELERLVPGYTGTSIDNKPPRMQRGEKLHRKLHDQQFGNRCLTMEEAHTLIAYWFDEYARRPQRGHLEGKTPLEVFVEGKGPGIDKAELLWLMMSLEIKTIHRNGITFRGQNYYHPALYGRRHKVSIRYDLQDTSSIWVMDQDGNLICEATPVEKLHPAAAQLGNEADKEKLRQHIEQKKDQEKQASALARTLLREEILPDHRRQMAEIGVLGGDGPQTVKASRKMISLDAEKLRRDVAEATRFQEEADARAQEEELMRLNDSDRYERLIEMSAQGVELTPEWNDFMTFFEQTAPYLNFPEYWESCRIKYGLMWRKAASSSHL is encoded by the coding sequence ATGATGGCGGATCTGGTCACCATCCAGGAAATTGCTGCAACCTTGAACATTCATCGAACCAATGCTGCAAGGCGAGCCCAGAAAGAAGGGTGGTGCTTCGAAGAAAAAAGCGTTCGAGGTGGCAAGGAAAAGCGATACCTGGTCGACCAGCTCCCCAAGGCCATACAAGTGGCTATCGCCGCCAAGCACAGTGCTGGCGACCTGTTATCAACCCCGGCAACAACAATCCCTCCCGCCGTGAACAAACGGATGGAGGAGAAAATGCAATACAAAGCGGCCTTGCTCGCCCTCTATAACCGGGCTTTGGCAGCCGCCGGTTGGGGCAACAAGGTGTCGGCGCGATTGGAGTTCGAGCAGGCCTACAACTCCGGGCTTGCCTGGCCGCACCTCTATGAGCAATTAGGACCGATCAAATGGAAAACTATCGAGAGCTGGTCGGTCAAGGTACGCAGACACGGCAACGACTGCTTTCACCTGGCCGATAAACGCGGCGCACACCTGCGGGGCACGTGCGGACTGAGCGAAGAACAGACCGAGATATTTCTTCGTTGTGTGCTCCGGCCGAACAGTCCCCGGATCTCAGAAGCCTTCCGGGTGGCCACGGCGGTGATGCAGCAACAGGGAATCGAGAACAGCCAAAGCGAGGCCACCTACCGAAGATGGCTGCGACAATGGAAGGAACGCAACTATCACTTGTGGGTCTTTGCCCGCAAGGGGGCCAAGGCCTGGAACGATCAGTGCGCCATGTACATCGAACGGGACATAAGCGTCTTGAACGTCGGAGACGTTATCGTGGCCGACGGTCACAACCTCAACTTCGAGATCGTCAACCCCTGGACCGGCAAGGTTCAGAACCACATGACCCTGATTTTGTTCTACGACATGCGCTCCAACATGCCGTTGGGCTGGGAGATCATGCCCACCGAGAACACCGCCGCCATATCGTCTGCCCTGCGCCGGGCAGTTATCCGCCTGGGCAAGTATCCCCGCGTGGTCTACCTGGACAACGGGCGGGCCTTCAAGGCCCGGTTCTTCAAAGGTTCGCAAAGTTTCGACGAAGCAGGCTTTGCCGGACTCTACGAACGAATGGACTGCCAGACCATCCATGCCTGGCCCTATCATGGCCAGTCCAAAACAGTGGAACGATTCTTCGGCACCTTCGCCGAACTGGAGCGGCTAGTGCCGGGCTATACCGGCACCAGCATCGACAACAAGCCACCCCGGATGCAACGCGGCGAGAAGCTGCACCGCAAACTGCACGACCAACAGTTCGGCAACCGTTGCCTGACAATGGAGGAGGCCCACACCCTGATTGCCTACTGGTTCGATGAATACGCCAGACGGCCGCAACGGGGCCACCTGGAAGGTAAAACCCCGCTGGAAGTCTTTGTCGAGGGCAAGGGGCCAGGCATCGACAAGGCGGAGCTGCTCTGGCTGATGATGAGCCTGGAAATCAAGACCATCCACCGCAACGGTATTACCTTCCGGGGCCAGAACTACTATCACCCGGCCCTCTACGGCCGCAGACACAAGGTTTCCATCCGCTATGACCTCCAGGACACCAGCTCAATCTGGGTGATGGATCAGGACGGCAACCTGATCTGCGAGGCAACGCCGGTGGAGAAGCTGCACCCGGCTGCGGCCCAGCTGGGCAACGAAGCCGACAAGGAAAAACTGCGGCAGCACATAGAACAGAAGAAGGATCAGGAGAAACAGGCCTCAGCTTTGGCCAGGACCTTGCTCCGGGAAGAGATCCTGCCCGACCACCGGCGGCAGATGGCTGAGATCGGAGTGCTAGGCGGCGACGGTCCGCAGACTGTCAAAGCGTCCCGCAAAATGATCAGCCTGGATGCGGAGAAGCTTCGCCGCGACGTGGCCGAGGCTACCCGCTTCCAGGAAGAAGCGGATGCCAGAGCCCAGGAAGAAGAGCTGATGCGGTTGAACGATTCCGACCGTTACGAACGGTTGATCGAAATGAGCGCCCAAGGCGTGGAGTTAACCCCGGAATGGAACGATTTCATGACGTTTTTTGAGCAGACCGCGCCTTATCTCAATTTTCCTGAGTACTGGGAGTCCTGCCGGATCAAATACGGGCTGATGTGGCGGAAAGCGGCCTCAAGCTCACACTTATGA
- a CDS encoding AAA family ATPase: MAETVKFKPTFVQTKNVRSFETLMQGLQIGKGGAGEGDERLGCIWGRAGRGKTRTVQTWAARNGSVYVETVSIWSELDFLQKLCREFGIRRVPNRRGRCFDAIIEAMTTNPQPVFIDEIERFGQKFLEIIRDLVKITGGIVVLIGEEELPHLMKQNRRVWSRTYRAMEFEPVSATDVVMYVRQCTGLELNAQAAEIMHRAAGGDLRIVRRDTINLAHAATSLRRNGEVDAELAAIACKCGLQG, encoded by the coding sequence ATGGCGGAAACTGTAAAGTTCAAGCCGACTTTTGTCCAGACCAAAAACGTCAGGTCTTTCGAGACCCTGATGCAGGGTCTACAGATCGGCAAAGGTGGGGCCGGTGAAGGTGATGAGCGACTCGGCTGCATCTGGGGCCGGGCCGGGCGAGGCAAGACGCGCACTGTCCAGACCTGGGCGGCTCGCAATGGTTCTGTCTATGTCGAGACGGTATCGATCTGGTCGGAACTCGATTTCCTGCAGAAGCTCTGCCGGGAGTTCGGCATTCGCCGAGTCCCCAACCGCCGGGGGCGCTGTTTTGATGCCATTATCGAGGCCATGACTACAAACCCGCAGCCGGTGTTTATCGATGAGATTGAACGGTTCGGGCAGAAGTTCCTCGAAATCATCCGCGACCTGGTCAAGATCACCGGCGGCATCGTGGTCCTGATCGGCGAAGAGGAGCTGCCGCACCTGATGAAACAGAATCGCCGGGTGTGGTCCCGCACCTACCGGGCCATGGAGTTTGAACCGGTGAGTGCCACGGATGTGGTGATGTACGTCCGGCAATGCACCGGCCTTGAGCTGAACGCCCAGGCGGCTGAGATCATGCACCGGGCGGCGGGCGGCGATCTGCGGATTGTCCGCCGCGACACCATCAACCTGGCCCACGCCGCCACCAGCCTGCGCCGAAACGGCGAGGTGGACGCGGAACTCGCCGCCATCGCCTGCAAGTGCGGGCTGCAGGGGTAA
- a CDS encoding regulatory protein GemA, translating into MALDKTTLAKIHIAKKELALSDQAYRDILFFNFQTGSAKDLTSLQARQLIELFRARGWQPKPGRGQQQGKSRFITVKSGPAAKQQKKVLALWNALGYDMGALHGRVKKQFGVDRFEWLEDGQALHVLITDLQRRVTRQNKVHC; encoded by the coding sequence ATGGCACTCGACAAAACCACCCTGGCCAAGATCCATATTGCCAAGAAAGAGCTGGCGCTCTCGGATCAGGCCTACCGGGACATTCTCTTTTTCAACTTTCAAACGGGATCCGCCAAGGATCTCACCAGCCTGCAGGCCCGGCAGTTGATTGAACTGTTCCGGGCCAGAGGCTGGCAACCCAAACCAGGCCGGGGGCAACAGCAGGGCAAAAGCCGGTTTATCACGGTCAAGTCCGGCCCGGCGGCCAAGCAGCAAAAGAAGGTGCTGGCCCTGTGGAATGCCCTGGGCTACGACATGGGCGCCCTGCATGGCCGGGTGAAGAAGCAATTCGGCGTGGACCGGTTCGAATGGCTGGAAGACGGCCAGGCCCTGCATGTTCTCATCACCGACCTGCAGCGCCGGGTGACCAGACAGAACAAGGTGCATTGTTGA
- a CDS encoding Mor transcription activator family protein, protein MENSVLKIEGMEVPAAMLPKIEELPRSLQEVAEIVGIEKTIALSNHFQGTTVAFPMLAKFKRKIRNAALREDYDRGATVAELARKYGLAERQTWNILSAAD, encoded by the coding sequence ATGGAGAATAGCGTTCTCAAGATAGAAGGAATGGAAGTCCCGGCGGCCATGCTGCCGAAAATCGAGGAACTCCCCAGGAGCCTGCAGGAAGTGGCGGAGATCGTCGGCATTGAAAAGACGATTGCGCTGTCCAACCACTTTCAGGGGACCACCGTAGCCTTTCCGATGTTGGCCAAGTTCAAACGGAAGATCAGAAACGCGGCCCTTCGCGAGGACTACGACAGGGGCGCGACGGTTGCGGAGCTGGCCCGTAAATACGGATTGGCTGAGCGGCAGACATGGAACATTCTTTCCGCCGCTGACTGA
- a CDS encoding phage protease encodes MEKTTTAALNTTTITPDGDQVPAWVELIPTGEVIGRDGRHWTNNNPQRIIQAFQNGRVDLPVDIEHSTELKAKQGDPAPAMGWVNELRVMNGAIWGRVDWNRSGQQLITTRQYRYLSPVLVCSKTNGAIVALSSVGLTNRPNLHLRALNSRGNGSGPDGTVRALNAMEREVCAKMGISEEEFLKVDPRNGSDHNTLNHMEGLTDLEHEICQRMGISGEEYLKTAV; translated from the coding sequence ATGGAAAAGACGACAACGGCAGCACTCAATACCACGACAATTACCCCGGATGGTGACCAGGTGCCCGCCTGGGTGGAGCTGATCCCCACCGGCGAGGTGATCGGCCGTGACGGCCGCCACTGGACCAACAACAACCCGCAGAGGATCATCCAGGCCTTTCAAAACGGCCGGGTTGATCTGCCGGTTGATATCGAGCACTCCACAGAACTCAAGGCCAAGCAAGGCGATCCGGCCCCGGCCATGGGTTGGGTCAATGAATTGCGGGTCATGAACGGGGCGATCTGGGGCCGGGTTGACTGGAATCGGTCCGGTCAGCAGTTGATTACAACCCGGCAATACCGGTACCTGAGCCCGGTTTTGGTCTGCAGCAAAACAAACGGGGCCATTGTGGCCCTTTCCTCCGTGGGGCTGACCAACCGGCCGAACCTCCATTTACGGGCGCTTAATAGCCGGGGGAATGGCAGCGGCCCGGATGGAACAGTTAGGGCCTTGAATGCCATGGAGCGGGAGGTCTGCGCTAAAATGGGGATCTCGGAGGAGGAGTTTTTGAAAGTTGATCCCCGGAACGGTTCCGACCACAATACCCTGAATCATATGGAGGGACTGACTGATCTTGAACACGAGATTTGCCAGCGGATGGGGATTTCCGGGGAGGAGTACTTGAAAACGGCGGTGTGA
- a CDS encoding IS66 family transposase, which yields MAKEYTPLDLQISDAELERLPPSALRLIIRKLLEHIARQDQRIKELETEVSQLKARLDQNSSNSNKPPSTDSPYKENAPKTNKAKSGGRKGHKGHRQQLIPPTKTEIVHPGRCTCGCRTFTELRPYHTHQHIELPEIAMTVIHFILYRGKCSKCGKTGKGHTPKRFQTGFGPRLCALVAEIGGIEGNSRQAIQSFCSSVLGISISLGAIQNIIDRASSAIQPHYEAIGEKAHAARVNHVDETPWKNNGKLNWLWVMASSVVAYFMVHTHRSKDAFESLVGGWEGILVSDGYRLYQNWVHARQTCLAHLIRRAKGLAERKDPELVQCGTWARDELRRLCRMAKDPPTKAEWHAFYARLNRLIALYIDSDSEAGKLVRHIDTEMGSLFTFLLEEGVDPTNNFGERMLRYAVLWRKRSQGTSSDKGNRWVERIVSLRQTCRLQGKSSFHVLVDAMDAFFKDQQPDLEWIRSAT from the coding sequence GTGGCTAAGGAATATACGCCCCTGGATCTCCAGATCAGCGATGCCGAGTTAGAGCGACTGCCACCTTCGGCTCTCCGCCTGATTATCCGCAAACTCCTGGAGCATATCGCCCGCCAAGATCAACGCATCAAAGAGCTGGAGACTGAAGTCAGCCAGCTCAAGGCCAGGCTTGACCAGAATTCGTCCAATTCTAATAAGCCGCCGTCAACAGATTCGCCCTACAAGGAAAATGCACCAAAAACCAACAAGGCAAAATCCGGTGGGCGTAAGGGGCACAAAGGACACCGTCAGCAACTCATACCGCCGACTAAAACAGAAATCGTGCACCCCGGTCGGTGCACCTGCGGTTGCCGGACGTTTACCGAGCTCCGTCCTTACCACACCCATCAGCATATTGAGCTGCCCGAAATAGCGATGACGGTCATCCATTTTATCCTTTATCGCGGCAAGTGCAGCAAATGCGGAAAAACGGGTAAAGGGCACACACCAAAAAGATTTCAAACCGGCTTTGGCCCCAGGCTCTGTGCACTGGTGGCCGAAATCGGCGGTATCGAAGGCAACAGCCGGCAGGCTATTCAGTCTTTTTGCTCCTCGGTCCTGGGTATCAGTATCAGCCTTGGAGCAATTCAGAATATTATCGACCGGGCCTCCAGCGCTATCCAGCCTCATTATGAGGCGATCGGCGAGAAAGCGCATGCCGCCAGGGTAAACCATGTTGACGAAACCCCATGGAAAAACAACGGCAAGCTCAACTGGCTCTGGGTAATGGCCAGTTCGGTGGTCGCCTATTTCATGGTCCACACCCATCGCTCCAAGGATGCTTTTGAATCCTTGGTCGGAGGCTGGGAAGGCATCCTGGTCAGTGACGGCTATCGATTGTACCAAAACTGGGTGCATGCCCGCCAAACCTGCCTGGCCCACCTGATCCGCCGGGCCAAGGGATTGGCCGAGCGCAAAGATCCGGAGCTTGTTCAATGTGGAACTTGGGCCCGAGATGAACTGCGCCGCCTCTGCAGGATGGCTAAGGATCCACCGACAAAAGCTGAGTGGCACGCATTTTACGCCCGGCTCAACCGGTTGATCGCGCTGTATATCGATTCCGACAGCGAAGCGGGGAAGCTTGTCCGCCATATCGACACGGAAATGGGCTCGCTTTTTACCTTCTTGCTTGAGGAGGGCGTTGACCCGACCAACAATTTCGGAGAACGGATGCTGCGCTATGCCGTGCTCTGGAGAAAACGCAGCCAGGGGACCAGCAGCGACAAAGGCAACCGCTGGGTGGAACGCATCGTTTCGCTCAGGCAAACCTGCCGCTTGCAGGGTAAGTCATCCTTTCACGTCCTCGTTGACGCGATGGATGCATTCTTCAAAGATCAACAACCTGACCTGGAGTGGATCAGGTCGGCGACTTGA
- a CDS encoding Druantia anti-phage system protein DruA, protein METTAPMYKIRGRHLNQHDLAEIREFVTDHWDTGRTAISKILCQRWQWRQPNGQLKDMACRSLLLTLEKKGELILPPRMKETYRFPRRADRRTYAIDTTEMAGPVSAFGSLTIKMVRQSPDEGVWDYLIDRYHYLGAPWIVGSSLKYLAYLDDRLVACLGWGSAAWKIASRDQLIGWNHEQRERNLSQVVNNVRFLILPWVNVQHLASKVLALNIRQLERDWFAFYREPICLLETFVETGRFKGTCYRAANWAKVGETTGRGKYDRHCQRSEPVKAVFLYPLNTQFRELLRG, encoded by the coding sequence ATGGAAACCACAGCGCCTATGTACAAAATTCGGGGTCGCCACCTCAACCAGCATGACCTAGCCGAAATCCGTGAGTTCGTTACCGACCATTGGGATACTGGTCGCACGGCGATCTCGAAAATTCTCTGCCAGCGGTGGCAGTGGCGGCAGCCAAACGGCCAGTTGAAGGATATGGCCTGCCGGAGCCTCCTGCTCACCTTGGAGAAAAAAGGCGAACTCATTTTGCCGCCTCGGATGAAGGAGACCTATCGTTTCCCTCGTCGGGCAGATCGCCGTACCTATGCAATTGACACCACGGAAATGGCTGGTCCTGTTTCCGCGTTTGGCTCTTTGACAATCAAGATGGTTCGCCAAAGCCCTGATGAGGGGGTATGGGATTACCTGATTGACCGCTATCATTATCTGGGCGCCCCCTGGATCGTCGGTTCGTCGCTGAAATATCTCGCCTACCTGGACGATCGCCTGGTTGCCTGTCTTGGTTGGGGCTCCGCTGCCTGGAAGATAGCCTCTCGCGATCAGTTGATCGGTTGGAACCATGAGCAGCGAGAGCGCAACCTGTCTCAAGTGGTGAACAACGTTCGTTTCCTTATCCTGCCTTGGGTCAACGTTCAGCACCTGGCATCTAAGGTGCTCGCCTTGAACATCCGCCAGTTGGAACGGGATTGGTTCGCCTTTTACCGGGAACCCATCTGTCTGCTGGAGACCTTTGTAGAGACCGGGCGTTTTAAGGGGACCTGTTACCGGGCCGCCAACTGGGCCAAGGTGGGAGAAACCACCGGTCGTGGTAAATATGACCGCCACTGCCAACGAAGCGAGCCGGTAAAGGCTGTCTTCCTCTACCCGTTGAACACACAATTCAGGGAGCTACTTCGTGGCTAA
- a CDS encoding IS1595 family transposase has translation METQKYPVAGTDYPRTFQEFDIWFASEENCLQYVAKLRWPDGFRCPSCGVIAENPSLMERGLYLCRQCKHQTSITAGTLFHKTHKPLRIWFLAMWFVTSQKHGASALGLKRVLGLGSYNTAWEWLHKLRRGMVRPGRDQLKSPVEVDETYIGGVGAQIRGRGAEGKTIVAIAAEIRGKGPGRIRMAVVPDVSSESLHTFIEDNVQMGSEVRTDGWSGYKGLEDKGYRHKVINIAASGDPAHVVMPRVHRAWVYGLWNTPSRKALPGGRWRVVPILACAHRYCTYFSRGLMPKILVGSGVTSFFISSRQASGAELI, from the coding sequence ATGGAAACCCAAAAGTATCCTGTTGCCGGAACCGACTACCCACGGACTTTCCAAGAATTTGATATTTGGTTTGCCAGCGAAGAAAATTGCCTTCAATATGTTGCTAAGCTTCGATGGCCCGACGGTTTTCGTTGCCCCTCCTGCGGCGTAATAGCTGAAAATCCATCTCTGATGGAAAGAGGCCTTTATCTGTGCAGGCAATGCAAGCACCAAACTTCGATTACGGCTGGTACACTGTTCCATAAAACGCACAAACCACTTCGTATCTGGTTTCTGGCGATGTGGTTCGTCACGAGTCAAAAGCATGGGGCCAGTGCCCTTGGGCTGAAGAGAGTTCTTGGCCTCGGAAGCTACAATACTGCATGGGAGTGGCTGCACAAACTGCGTCGCGGAATGGTCCGCCCTGGACGAGACCAGTTGAAGAGCCCTGTTGAAGTTGACGAGACGTACATTGGTGGAGTTGGGGCACAAATCAGAGGGCGCGGTGCCGAAGGAAAGACAATTGTGGCGATAGCTGCTGAGATCAGAGGGAAAGGGCCTGGCAGAATACGCATGGCGGTGGTGCCGGATGTATCGTCGGAGAGTCTCCATACATTTATCGAGGATAATGTTCAGATGGGTTCCGAGGTGCGCACTGACGGATGGAGCGGATACAAGGGCTTGGAAGACAAAGGATACCGGCATAAAGTCATAAACATTGCGGCAAGTGGCGATCCCGCTCATGTAGTCATGCCAAGAGTTCATCGAGCCTGGGTTTACGGGTTGTGGAACACGCCTAGCCGCAAAGCCTTGCCTGGTGGGCGTTGGCGGGTGGTGCCGATTTTGGCGTGTGCCCACAGGTATTGCACTTATTTTTCAAGGGGCTTAATGCCAAAAATTTTGGTCGGTAGCGGAGTTACAAGTTTTTTCATCAGTTCACGACAGGCTTCCGGCGCTGAATTAATCTGA
- a CDS encoding IS1634 family transposase produces the protein MYLRTTKRKNKNGTVTEYLQLAHNERNPETNSTVARIIHSFGRADQLDRESLVRLARSIARVCGVTIVDPAGSEEAQGGGLPDDLEILRTVELGTVLVIETLWERLGIGKALRSLLDKGKYAVAYDQALLAMTANRLCAPESKLGVWDRWLEQVHLPKCQGLKLRQMYEAMDFLHKHIDAVEEAVFFQTANLFNLSVDLIFYDTTTASFSIDYEDEADENDGLRQYGHSKEGTWTPQIVLALAVTREGLPVKSWIFPGNTADVSTIKRIRKDLRGWNLGRALFVADSGMNSSANREELARACGKYLLATRMASVAEIKKEVLSQPGRFTTFTDSLQAKEVVIGDGERRRRYILCFNPKEAERQRIHREEIAGMLEEELANHKDRNASTQWAVELLASKRYKRYLTTTEAGKIRLDRAAITEAKRYDGKWVLETNDDTISLEDAALGYKGLLVIERCFRSLKRTQIKMMPMYHWAARRIETHVKICVLALLIERVAERECGEPWSRIRRNLAKLQATEFQNDQHSFFQINSAPEACRELMKKLVTPLPTKIFGIKPLEK, from the coding sequence ATGTATCTGCGAACCACGAAACGAAAAAACAAGAACGGCACCGTTACCGAGTATCTCCAGCTCGCCCACAACGAGCGCAATCCGGAGACCAACTCCACCGTTGCCCGCATCATCCACAGCTTCGGACGCGCCGATCAGCTCGACCGTGAGTCCTTGGTGCGGCTCGCCCGATCTATAGCCAGAGTCTGCGGGGTAACCATTGTTGACCCCGCTGGTAGCGAGGAGGCTCAAGGTGGTGGACTGCCCGACGATCTTGAGATCCTGCGCACAGTGGAACTCGGCACAGTGCTGGTCATCGAAACCCTTTGGGAGCGGTTGGGTATCGGCAAAGCGCTGCGGTCTCTGCTGGACAAAGGCAAGTATGCCGTTGCCTACGATCAGGCCTTGCTGGCCATGACGGCGAATCGTCTCTGCGCACCGGAATCCAAGCTCGGGGTTTGGGACCGGTGGCTGGAGCAGGTCCATCTGCCCAAATGCCAAGGCCTGAAACTGCGTCAGATGTATGAGGCCATGGACTTTCTCCACAAGCATATTGATGCGGTGGAGGAGGCTGTCTTTTTCCAGACCGCTAATCTGTTCAACCTCTCGGTCGATCTGATTTTTTACGACACCACGACGGCTTCATTCTCCATTGATTACGAGGACGAGGCCGATGAAAACGACGGTCTGCGTCAGTACGGCCACTCCAAGGAGGGCACGTGGACGCCGCAAATCGTGCTCGCCCTGGCGGTTACCCGGGAAGGGCTGCCGGTGAAAAGCTGGATTTTTCCCGGTAACACGGCGGATGTATCCACGATCAAACGCATCAGAAAGGACCTGCGAGGCTGGAACCTCGGTCGAGCGCTGTTCGTGGCCGACTCGGGTATGAACTCCTCCGCTAACCGAGAAGAACTTGCACGGGCCTGTGGCAAATACCTGCTCGCCACCCGCATGGCATCGGTGGCCGAAATCAAGAAAGAGGTCCTCTCGCAACCAGGTCGCTTCACCACCTTCACCGACAGCCTGCAAGCCAAGGAGGTTGTTATCGGCGATGGCGAGCGACGGCGGCGATACATCCTCTGCTTCAACCCAAAGGAAGCAGAGCGGCAACGAATACATCGAGAAGAGATCGCCGGCATGCTCGAAGAGGAGCTTGCCAACCATAAGGACCGTAATGCTTCTACCCAATGGGCAGTCGAACTGCTGGCCTCAAAACGATACAAGCGGTACCTGACAACAACCGAGGCCGGTAAAATTCGCCTGGACCGAGCAGCCATCACCGAGGCCAAACGCTACGACGGCAAGTGGGTGCTGGAAACCAACGATGACACCATCAGCCTTGAAGATGCGGCCCTTGGCTACAAAGGACTTTTGGTTATCGAGCGGTGTTTCCGCTCCCTCAAGCGTACCCAGATCAAAATGATGCCTATGTATCATTGGGCCGCACGGCGCATCGAAACGCATGTAAAAATCTGTGTTCTGGCGCTGCTCATAGAGCGCGTTGCGGAACGTGAGTGCGGGGAGCCCTGGTCCCGGATACGGCGCAACTTAGCCAAACTTCAAGCCACTGAGTTTCAAAACGACCAGCACAGTTTTTTTCAGATTAATTCAGCGCCGGAAGCCTGTCGTGAACTGATGAAAAAACTTGTAACTCCGCTACCGACCAAAATTTTTGGCATTAAGCCCCTTGAAAAATAA
- the tnpA gene encoding IS200/IS605 family transposase has protein sequence MYDEQSLSHTKWDCKYHVIWIPKYRKKSIFGDLRKYLGEIFRELARQKECTVIEGDLMPDHVHILLSIPPKYSVSQIVGFIKGKSAIQIARNFQGRKKNFVGQNFWARGYYVSTVGKDEEAVRAYIQHQEKEDKRMDQLNLFE, from the coding sequence ATGTACGACGAACAAAGCCTAAGCCACACCAAGTGGGATTGCAAGTATCACGTCATCTGGATACCGAAGTACCGTAAGAAATCGATCTTCGGAGACTTGCGGAAATATTTGGGTGAAATATTTCGAGAATTGGCCAGACAGAAAGAATGCACAGTGATCGAAGGGGATTTGATGCCAGATCATGTCCATATCTTGCTTTCGATTCCACCCAAATACTCGGTGTCCCAGATAGTGGGCTTTATCAAAGGAAAAAGCGCAATTCAAATTGCCCGTAACTTTCAAGGTAGAAAGAAGAATTTTGTTGGGCAGAATTTTTGGGCACGAGGTTATTACGTATCTACAGTTGGTAAGGATGAAGAGGCTGTAAGGGCATATATCCAACACCAGGAAAAAGAAGACAAACGAATGGATCAACTCAATTTGTTTGAATAG
- a CDS encoding pentapeptide repeat-containing protein produces the protein MLTIDAKKQTIRASFDPKQFALLIQCSEKHDMREWNEWRKMNPEQPVLLRTANLAKAYLRGADLHKADLRGANLRGADLSGAKDPDFRRVWADLSGADLTDADLCGTDFRGANLSDANFHLAYLFYTNLSWTNLSRANFSGADLWAMLYEATLTSVDLNQATRRFLDITKAGTTYSMKQKHFSTRLVVLSPGSAAGKAPERQETLATTSSEALRRAA, from the coding sequence ATGCTCACCATTGACGCAAAAAAACAAACAATTCGTGCATCCTTTGACCCGAAACAGTTCGCCCTACTGATACAATGCTCCGAAAAGCACGATATGAGGGAGTGGAACGAGTGGAGAAAAATGAACCCGGAGCAACCCGTGCTCCTCCGCACGGCAAACCTCGCAAAAGCCTATCTCCGGGGCGCCGATCTTCATAAGGCTGATTTACGGGGCGCCAACCTGAGGGGGGCTGATCTCAGCGGGGCTAAAGATCCTGATTTCAGACGAGTCTGGGCCGATTTGAGCGGTGCCGATCTCACTGACGCGGATCTTTGCGGGACTGATTTCCGGGGTGCCAATCTCAGTGATGCAAATTTCCACCTAGCCTATCTCTTTTATACCAATCTCAGCTGGACTAATCTGAGTAGGGCAAATTTCAGCGGCGCCGACCTTTGGGCGATGCTCTATGAGGCCACGCTCACTTCGGTCGACCTCAACCAGGCCACAAGAAGATTTTTGGATATCACCAAGGCAGGAACTACATATTCGATGAAACAAAAGCACTTTTCCACGCGACTGGTCGTTCTCAGCCCTGGATCTGCTGCGGGGAAAGCACCCGAACGGCAAGAAACTCTGGCAACGACTTCCTCTGAGGCATTGCGACGTGCGGCGTAA